A stretch of Campylobacter showae DNA encodes these proteins:
- the nusA gene encoding transcription termination factor NusA produces the protein MEKIADIIESIANEKGLEIEDVKERVIRAIINTAKKIYGENYEYDAVIDNATKTLHLYQKITVVEDGDERLAEDNEHFLSISEAKKVDSGVEIGDELTYELSTDNLGRTAAQTLHKELEYHIQRLMEEKIFQKYQDMVGHMVFGSVTRVDSDENTFIEIDELRAVMPRKNRIKGEKFKPGDVVKAVIKSVYIDKSMGIKVELSRTSPKFLEALLKAEVPEIKDGLVLIAASARIPGERAKVALVATSPNVDPVGATVGTKGVRINAVTKELNGENIDAIEYSAEPAILITRAMAPAIISSVKIGEDNKAVVSLVTEQKSKAIGKSGINIRLASMLTGHEIELNELGARGESKDENAKDLKALFGDL, from the coding sequence ATGGAAAAAATAGCGGATATCATAGAATCTATCGCAAATGAAAAAGGGCTCGAAATCGAGGACGTAAAAGAGCGCGTCATAAGAGCTATTATCAATACCGCAAAGAAAATTTACGGCGAAAACTACGAATACGACGCGGTTATAGATAATGCGACCAAGACCCTTCATCTATATCAAAAAATCACCGTCGTAGAAGACGGCGACGAGCGCTTGGCTGAGGACAACGAGCACTTTTTAAGCATAAGCGAAGCCAAAAAAGTGGACTCTGGCGTAGAGATCGGTGATGAGCTAACCTATGAGCTATCTACCGACAACCTAGGCCGCACCGCTGCACAAACGCTTCACAAGGAGCTTGAGTATCACATCCAGCGTCTGATGGAGGAAAAAATATTCCAAAAGTATCAAGACATGGTAGGGCACATGGTTTTCGGCTCTGTCACGCGCGTGGATAGCGATGAAAATACATTCATCGAGATAGACGAGCTGCGAGCCGTGATGCCGCGCAAAAACCGCATAAAAGGCGAGAAATTTAAACCGGGTGACGTCGTAAAAGCCGTCATAAAAAGCGTCTATATCGATAAATCCATGGGTATCAAGGTCGAGCTAAGCCGCACGTCGCCAAAATTCCTAGAAGCCCTACTAAAAGCCGAAGTGCCCGAGATCAAAGACGGCCTCGTACTGATCGCCGCTAGCGCTAGAATCCCGGGCGAACGCGCTAAAGTAGCCCTCGTGGCAACTTCGCCTAACGTTGATCCCGTGGGCGCGACAGTGGGCACCAAAGGCGTGCGCATAAACGCCGTCACAAAGGAGCTAAACGGCGAAAATATCGACGCGATCGAGTATTCGGCCGAGCCTGCGATCCTCATCACTCGTGCGATGGCGCCGGCGATCATCAGCTCCGTAAAAATCGGCGAGGACAACAAGGCCGTCGTGAGCCTAGTAACCGAGCAAAAGAGCAAAGCTATCGGCAAAAGCGGCATAAATATCAGGCTAGCTAGCATGCTAACGGGTCACGAGATCGAGCTAAACGAGCTAGGCGCTAGAGGTGAGAGCAAAGACGAAAACGCGAAGGATCTAAAAGCGCTGTTTGGCGATCTGTAG
- a CDS encoding lysophospholipid acyltransferase family protein — translation MWAKFKRSVFINLAPRIIYFFIWIIFLTCKKSFSKTNLTNEPCVVLFWHGRLALMSFAYVHWWENGQNPQRRAKVIISDHKDGEIIARVISFFGIGAIRGSSSKGAVKALAQSFRELKSGTDVIITPDGPRGPYHSVADGAVVIAQKQNAQIQILNYEASKFWQLKSWDKMIIPKPFSEISYTLSPPFSVTGMELEVAREQIKKEMEK, via the coding sequence TTGTGGGCTAAATTTAAACGAAGCGTTTTTATAAATTTAGCCCCGCGCATTATCTATTTTTTTATTTGGATTATATTTTTAACCTGCAAAAAAAGCTTTTCTAAGACAAATTTGACGAACGAGCCCTGCGTCGTGCTATTTTGGCACGGCAGGCTTGCACTGATGAGCTTTGCCTACGTGCACTGGTGGGAAAACGGCCAAAATCCGCAAAGACGTGCCAAAGTCATAATAAGCGATCACAAAGACGGCGAGATCATCGCGCGCGTGATTTCGTTTTTCGGTATCGGTGCGATCAGGGGCAGTAGCTCAAAAGGCGCAGTGAAGGCCCTCGCGCAAAGCTTTAGAGAGCTAAAAAGCGGCACCGACGTCATCATCACCCCGGACGGCCCGCGCGGCCCCTATCACAGCGTCGCCGACGGAGCCGTCGTCATCGCGCAAAAGCAAAATGCGCAAATACAAATTTTAAACTACGAAGCGAGTAAATTTTGGCAGCTAAAAAGCTGGGATAAGATGATAATCCCAAAGCCGTTTAGCGAGATTTCTTATACACTCTCGCCCCCTTTTAGCGTGACAGGCATGGAGCTAGAAGTCGCAAGAGAGCAGATAAAAAAGGAGATGGAAAAATGA
- a CDS encoding HP0268 family nuclease has protein sequence MELKLARTQLDAKPKTISLEKIEAAFAKDPQQIFYFDRENSHKQLIALVEFFEEKGLSVYHRTVKYGLDENDYMYEVHIL, from the coding sequence ATGGAGCTAAAACTCGCTAGAACGCAACTTGACGCCAAACCAAAAACGATCTCTCTTGAAAAAATCGAAGCGGCATTTGCAAAAGATCCGCAACAAATTTTCTATTTCGACAGAGAAAACAGCCACAAACAACTCATCGCTTTGGTTGAATTTTTTGAGGAAAAAGGCCTTAGCGTCTATCACCGCACCGTAAAATACGGTCTCGACGAAAACGACTACATGTACGAGGTGCACATCCTTTGA
- the miaB gene encoding tRNA (N6-isopentenyl adenosine(37)-C2)-methylthiotransferase MiaB has protein sequence MSAAQKKLFIQTLGCAMNVRDSEHIIAELKQKEDYELTQDISEADLILINTCSVREKPVHKLFSEVGGFEKVKKAGAKIGVCGCTASHLGSEIFKRAPYVDFILGARNVSKISAAVKTPKFISTDINHDESEYAFGEFRGSPYKSYINISIGCDKKCTYCIVPHTRGDEISIPANLILREVKKAAEGGAKEIFLLGQNVNNYGKRFSGTHEKIDFSDLLVKISEIEGVERIRFTSPHPLHMDDKFLEIFSQNPKICKSMHMPLQSGSTKVLREMKRGYTKEWFLDRAGRLRAMCPEVSISTDIIVAFPSETDEEFEDTMDVLEKVRFEQIFSFKYSPRPMTKAAEFTNQIPEAVASARLTRLQSRHNEILDEIVAAQKGKIFDVYFEELRANGGVAGRSFNNFLVQVAGSEELLGKTLKVRVNDPKRMVLYGELVG, from the coding sequence TTGAGCGCAGCGCAAAAAAAGCTCTTTATCCAGACTTTAGGCTGCGCGATGAACGTCCGCGACAGCGAGCACATCATCGCCGAACTCAAACAAAAAGAGGACTACGAGCTCACTCAGGACATCTCCGAAGCCGACCTTATCCTCATCAACACCTGCTCGGTGCGCGAAAAGCCCGTGCATAAGCTTTTTAGCGAGGTTGGCGGTTTTGAAAAAGTAAAAAAAGCGGGCGCCAAAATAGGCGTTTGCGGTTGCACGGCAAGCCATTTGGGAAGTGAAATTTTTAAACGAGCGCCTTACGTGGATTTCATACTCGGTGCGAGAAACGTCAGTAAAATTTCAGCCGCCGTTAAGACGCCTAAATTTATCAGCACCGACATAAATCACGACGAGAGCGAGTATGCATTCGGCGAATTTCGCGGCTCGCCGTATAAAAGCTACATAAATATCTCGATCGGCTGCGATAAAAAATGCACCTACTGCATCGTTCCGCACACCAGAGGCGACGAGATCTCGATCCCTGCAAATTTGATCCTACGCGAAGTAAAAAAAGCCGCCGAGGGCGGAGCGAAGGAAATTTTCTTGCTCGGGCAAAACGTAAACAACTACGGCAAGAGATTTTCAGGCACGCACGAGAAGATAGATTTTAGCGACTTGCTAGTAAAAATCAGCGAGATAGAGGGCGTCGAGCGCATACGATTTACCAGCCCGCATCCGCTCCATATGGACGATAAATTTTTAGAAATCTTTAGTCAAAATCCCAAAATTTGCAAATCCATGCACATGCCGCTTCAAAGCGGAAGCACCAAAGTCCTACGCGAGATGAAGCGCGGTTATACCAAAGAGTGGTTTTTAGACAGAGCCGGCAGGCTGCGCGCGATGTGCCCTGAGGTTAGCATTTCAACCGACATTATCGTGGCGTTTCCCAGCGAAACGGACGAGGAGTTTGAGGATACGATGGACGTGCTAGAAAAGGTGCGCTTCGAGCAAATTTTTAGCTTTAAGTATTCGCCTCGCCCGATGACTAAGGCGGCGGAATTTACCAATCAAATCCCCGAGGCCGTCGCAAGCGCTCGTCTAACCCGCCTACAAAGCCGCCACAACGAGATTTTAGACGAAATCGTCGCGGCGCAAAAAGGCAAAATTTTCGACGTATATTTTGAGGAGCTTCGCGCAAACGGCGGCGTCGCCGGCAGGAGCTTTAATAACTTCCTAGTTCAAGTCGCAGGCAGCGAAGAGCTGCTAGGCAAGACGCTAAAAGTGCGCGTGAACGACCCAAAGAGAATGGTGCTTTACGGTGAGCTTGTGGGCTAA